The following coding sequences lie in one Kryptolebias marmoratus isolate JLee-2015 linkage group LG5, ASM164957v2, whole genome shotgun sequence genomic window:
- the LOC108243879 gene encoding toll-like receptor 13 yields MAAIGILLSSFSFRLLILLLYINSLPAYSLKNCTILYQENPSADFSLDCAHQYLVTIPHDLPKNTVSLQLQKNLVEKISKDDFYGMSKLKFLDLRQNKIAYVDNGSFVDLDLLKTLIMRCNSLNDLPSNMFQGLSNLTVLDLKNNFIGFIHRSTFRFLISLQELDLGSNKLKQIRDIQPILQLPQLQRINLECNQFSSFETNDLLLNFSSNLKALVISSSKMKHFSITTPVFPYLQMIALFSGGQHPNLKWEIPDKALLRNITHLYLKQSALSFKEIQNILQSLDSLRHLRLNFLNRWIRRGLLSTVCKIPTLKVLDLFQTHLDTMTHQLAPCSQLIKLDLRETYINELPKGSLQSMKKLKSLNVSHNQLTKVPYDIRSLTSLQILNMGYNSISKLSCEDFVNATHLTELYLNTNRITKLCESVFDHLADLKLLDVSNNLLQTFGDTFQVALQKLEVLDLSHNFIRTLEDGDFQGLQSLKQLNVASDHFKKVKGKTFQGLNDLQDLIVSLPNYEPNFKELQNLANLTIYTYGGTLNVLRNAEGFVYLKSMKSLTVICNSDHSGIPLNVPKKMLQAMKHLEHFKAVNIYINAPEVDTFQVNPQLKSLTLTRTDLSDLKPELFLPIPSLQKLDLSKSELKSLGFLAQANLTALRYLKLTSNEITVINDDVLSSLPSLIYLDLSINPFTCDCLNAEFIQWIKNNKQTQVVNAHRYKCSFPVDRRGTLLLDFNIQSCWNDGSFFYFISSTCLVVLTLLTSFIYHFLRWQLAYTFHLFLAFVYDSRRRKKGDPHQFDAFVSYNVHDEDWVYREMLPVLEGEQGWRLCLHHRDFQPGKPIMENITDAIYGSRKTICVISRHYLQSEWCSREIQMASFRLFDEQKDVLILLFLEDIPSRHLSPYYRMRKLVKKRTYLSWPQAAQHPGVFWQNVQRALQTGDALTEETDLLTGPAGP; encoded by the exons ATGGCTGCAATAGGAATTTTGCTTTCATCCTTCAGTTTTAGACTTCTCATTCTCTTACTTTATATTAACTCCTTGCCGGCTTACTCACTGAAAAACTGCACTATACTTTATCAGGAGAATCCCTCTGCTGATTTTTCTTTGGACTGTGCACACCAGTACCTTGTGACTATCCCTCATGATCTCCCgaaaaatactgtttcactGCAACTTCAGAAAAATCTGGTTGAAAAAATAAGCAAAGATGACTTTTATGGCATGTCAAAGTTGAAATTTCTGGatctgagacaaaacaaaattgctTATGTGGACAATGGATCTTTTGTTGACTTGGATCTACTGAAAACACTTATCATGAGGTGTAACAGCTTGAATGACCTGCCAAGCAACATGTTTCAGGGCCTGTCCAACCTCACTGTGCTTGAcctcaaaaacaactttattggGTTCATTCACAGATCGACCTTTCGATTCCTGATCAGCTTACAGGAGCTGGATTTAGGTTCCAATAAGCTCAAACAGATCAGGGACATTCAGCCCATCCTACAGTTACCACAACTTCAGAGGATTAATCTTGAATGTAATCAGTTTTCTTCCTTTGAAACCAACGACCTGCTGCTAAATTTCTCCTCAAACCTTAAAGCGCTGGTTATTTCTAGTTCTAAGATGAAACACTTCAGCATCACAACACCAGTCTTTCCTTACCTTCAAATGATAGCTCTTTTTTCAGGTGGACAACATCCTAACCTTAAATGGGAAATACCTGACAAAGCTTTACTGAGAAACATAACACATCTTTATCTTAAACAGTCAGCATTGTCCTTTAAAGAAATCCAAAACATCCTGCAGAGTCTTGACTCACTGAGACATCTGAGACTAAATTTCTTGAACAGGTGGATTAGGAGAGGACTGTTATCTACAGTCTGCAAAATACCAACATTAAAAGTGCTGGATTTGTTTCAGACCCACCTTGACACAATGACTCATCAACTTGCACCTTGTTCTCAGCTTATAAAGCTTGACCTGAGGGAAACTTACATAAATGAGCTGCCAAAAGGCTCACTACAATCaatgaagaaattaaaatcCCTGAATGTGAGTCACAACCAGCTCACCAAGGTTCCATACGACATTAGAAGCCTCACCTCTCTTCAGATTTTGAATATGGGATACAATAGTATCTCTAAGTTGAGCTGTGAGGATTTTGTGAACGCAACACATCTTACAGAGCTTTACTTAAACACTAACCGTATTACCAAACTGTGTGAGAGTGTTTTTGACCATCTCGCTGATCTAAAACTTTTAGATGTGAGTAACAATCTGCTGCAGACATTTGGAGACACCTTCCAAGTTGCCCTTCAGAAACTTGAGGTCTTGGATCTAAGCCACAACTTCATACGAACACTGGAAGATGGGGATTTTCAAGGTTTACAGTCACTGAAACAACTGAATGTTGcatctgatcattttaaaaaggtaaaaggtaaaacatttcAAGGACTAAATGATCTGCAAGATCTTATAGTATCACTTCCTAACTATGAACCAAACTTTAAGGAATTACAGAACTTGGCCAACCTTACCATCTACACATATGGTGGTACTTTAAATGTGCTTCGAAATGCTGAAGGCTTCGTTTACTTAAAATCTATGAAAAGTCTGACAGTCATTTGCAACAGTGATCACTCTGGCATTCCCCTTAATGTTCCAAAGAAAATGCTTCAGGCAATGAAACatttggaacattttaaagctgtgaatATCTATATTAATGCTCCTGAAGTGGACACTTTCCAGGTCAACCCCCAGCTTAAGAGTCTGACATTAACACGGACTGATTTGTCAGATTTGAAGCCTGAACTGTTTCTACCGATCCCAAGCTTACAGAAACTTGACCTTTCTAAGTCTGAGCTCAAATCTTTGGGTTTTCTGGCACAAGCCAACCTTACTGCACTCAGATATCTGAAACTAACAAGCAATGAGATCACTGTGATTAATGATGATGTCCTCAGTTCTCTCCCCTCTCTGATATACTTAGACTTGAGCATTAACCCATTCACTTGTGATTGCTTAAACGCAGAATTTATTCAATGGATAAAgaacaacaagcaaacacagGTGGTAAACGCTCATCGTTATAAATGTTCCTTTCCTGTAGACAGACGAGGAACCTTGTTACTAGACTTTAATATCCAGTCCTGTTGGAACGATGGCAGCTTCTTTTACTTCATCTCCAGCACTTGTCTGGTTGTTCTGACTCTCCTCACATCCTTCATCTACCACTTCCTGAGGTGGCAGCTAGCCTACACATTCCACCTCTTCCTGGCCTTTGTCTacgacagcaggaggaggaagaagggagATCCTCATCAGTTTGATGCCTTTGTGTCCTACAACGTCCACGACGAGGACTGGGTCTACAGAGAGATGCTTCCAGTGCTGGAGGGAGAGCAGGGCTGGAGACTCTGTCTGCACCACAGAGACTTCCAACCAG GTAAACCCATCATGGAAAACATCACTGATGCCATTTATGGCAGCAGGAAGACCATCTGTGTGATCAGCCGCCACTACCTGCAGAGTGAATGGTGCTCAAGAGAGATCCAGATGGCCAG CTTTCGTCTGTTTGACGAACAGAAGGATGTGTTGATCCTGCTGTTTCTGGAGGACATCCCTTCTCGTCATCTGTCTCCATACTACCGCATGAGGAAGCTGGTGAAGAAACGCACCTACCTGAGCTGGCCTCAGGCTGCACAACACCCAGGAGTCTTCTGGCAGAATGTCCAGAGAGCTCTGCAGACAGGAGACGCTCTCACTGAGGAGACAGACCTGCTGACTGGACCAGCAGGACCCTGA